One window of the Xiphias gladius isolate SHS-SW01 ecotype Sanya breed wild chromosome 11, ASM1685928v1, whole genome shotgun sequence genome contains the following:
- the LOC120796073 gene encoding tissue-type plasminogen activator-like has product MNLFVTLTVLAAFGVNMAFSRRRSPKNKDIYREMCQSGDGSSYRGYVSKSSYGGNCLNWDKFKHPGGALKGLGHHNFCRNPDQSLMPWCHVKRGRRTVREFCLIPRCSTDTIKPSPAVDTELTCGERFERRMHKIVGGSFTSIQSHPWVAAIFKQHYQFLCGGSLIAPCWVLTAAHCFTDGEGTEIKHLSVYLGKSALNETDVDREQRFTVEKLIIHQKYNESSFDNDIALLKLKSRNGECAMKSASARTVCLPPFHTKLPAGFQCSVAGFGRERYMAWQYSKYLKGAEVRLVSQTDCKSESYYGDRITKNMICAGSPDWSVDACKGDSGGPLVCEGFGRMFLFGVVSWGEKCAEKNKPGVYTQVTNYNKWIATKTGLSEYTKGIMYPSK; this is encoded by the exons ATGAACCTGTTTGTTACCCTCACCGTCCTTGCAGCATTCGGTGTTAACATG GCTTTTTCACGAAGACGGTCACCAAAAAATAAGGACATTTACAGGG AGATGTGTCAGTCAGGGGATGGGAGCAGTTACAGGGGATATGTCTCCAAGTCGTCGTACGGTGGCAACTGTCTCAACTGGGACAAGTTTAAACACCCTGGGGGAGCTTTGAAGGGACTTGGCCATCATAATTTCTGCAG GAATCCTGACCAGAGCTTGATGCCTTGGTGCCATGtcaaaagaggaaggaggactGTGAGAGAATTCTGCCTTATTCCCAGAT GTTCTACAGACACAATAAAACCTTCCCCAGCTGTTGACACAG AGCTGACATGCGGTGAGAGGTTCGAGCGGAGGATGCATAAAATTGTGGGCGGATCTTTCACATCCATACAGTCGCACCCATGGGTGGCAGCTATCTTTAAGCAGCACTACCAATTCCTCTGTGGAGGCTCTCTCATCGCACCATGCTGGGTTCTCACAGCTGCACACTGCTTTACCGATGG tGAGGGAACTGAAATCAAGCATCTGTCTGTATACCTGGGGAAGAGCGCCCTCAATGAGACAGATGTTGACCGGGAGCAGAGATTCACTGTGGAAAAACTGATCATCCACCAAAAATATAATGAATCCAGCTTCGACAATGACATAG CGCTGTTAAAGCTCAAAAGCAGAAATGGAGAATGTGCCATGAAGTCAGCCTCTGCACGGACAGTTTGTCTTCCTCCATTTCACACTAAGCTTCCCGCAGGATTTCAATGTAGCGTCGCAGGATTTGGGAGGGAGAGATACA TGGCATGGCAGTACTCAAAGTATTTGAAAGGGGCTGAGGTGAGACTGGTCTCCCAGACTGACTGTAAAAGTGAATCGTACTATGGAGATCGCATCACCAAGAATATGATCTGTGCTGGGAGCCCTGACTGGAGCGTTGACGCCTGCAAG GGCGACTCTGGTGGTCCTTTGGTGTGTGAAGGGTTTGGCCGGATGTTTCTGTTCGGAGTGGTGAGCTGGGGTGAGAAATGTGCCGAGAAAAACAAACCAGGCGTTTACACACAAGTCACCAACTACAACAAGTGGATCGCAACAAAAACAGGGCTCTCCGAATACACAAAAGGAATAATGTATCCCAGTAAATAA